Genomic window ([Eubacterium] hominis):
CAAGATTTCGCGATTATGAAAATGCTTTTATGTGGTTAAATGATGCAATGATTGTGAACTCTTGTTATAATTGTACAGATCCTAATGTGGGGTTTGCATTAAGCAGTGATTTTACAACAAGAAAATGTTATATGGCCGATACCGGATTGCTGATAAGTCAAACATTCATGGATAACGATTATACGAGTAATGATTTGTATAAAGCTGTCTTATTTAATAGATTGAATATCAATGAGGGCATGCTCATGGAAAATGTTGTTGCTCAAATATTAAGAACGAATGGTCATAAATTATACTTTTATTCAAGAGTGGATGTAGATCATCGAGAAAATCATATGGAAATTGATTTTGTAATTAGTGATGGAAGAAAAATATATCCTATAGAAGTAAAATCTTCCATATATAAAAAACATAGTTCATTAGATAAATTTAAAACTAAGTTTGGTAAGCGTATAGGAACATCATATATTTTATATCAAAAAGATCTTATGGTTAGAGATGGCGTAGTACACCTACCGATTTACATGGCAATGTTTTTATAATTTATATAAAAGGTTTTTGATTCTCTATGTCAAAAACTTTTTCTTTTTCTTACTATCCATGATATTATGAGAGTAAGGCAGGTGATGCATGTGATTTTTCAAGAGGATATAAATGCTATCTTGTCACATCGCTATGATCAGGGAGCAGATCTATGGACAACACCAGATCATAAATTATTAAAAGGAGCGCCATTTACAACCTTGGAATGTGCAACATATCTTATTGAATTAGGTATGTCACAGAATGATGAAATCATAAAACAACTTGCGGAATTGATTTTTTCTGTATGGAAAGACGATGGCCGATTTCGTATTTCGCCTAATGGGGGTATCTATCCATGTCAAAGTGCGTTAGCCTGGCAGGTATTATGCAGAATGGGATATGCAAGTGATGAACGTTTAATAAGAACTTGTACATATTTCCTAAATACACAAGAGGATGATGGTGGTTGGATTTGTAAGAAATACAGCTTTGGCAAAGGTGAGGAAACAATGTTTTCTACGCCTTATACAACTCTTTTGGTGTTAGATGCACTTCGTTTTTATGATATAGATTCTTTGGTGGTAAATAGAGCAGTTGATTTCTTATTAAATCATTGGAAAATAAAAAGACCAATTAGCCCATGTCATTATGGGATTGGTACATTATTTATGCAGGTAGAGTATCCATTTCGTGGATATAATATATTCTATTATGTATATATTTTATCTTTTTATGAAACGGCTATTAAAGATTCGCGTTTTAAAGAAGCATTTGAGGCATTGTCATCAACATTACAAGATGGAAAAATCGTTGTTCAGCGAGTAGTACCAAAACTGGCAAAGCTATCTTTTTGTCAAAAAGGTAAAATAAGTGAACTTGCGACAAAGCATTATTTAGAGATTGTGGAAAACTTAAAGGGAGATAGAAAAAATGAAGCTAGTATATGATATATGTATGGGTTTAAGTATTGGGACATGCATTGGTATTTGTATTGGATTATTTAGAAAAACAAGATATAAGCATTATACACCAGAGCGTTTAGAAAAAGCGAAGCGAATGTCAGCTTTCATGCTACAAACTTTAAAATATGTAACATTGACATGCTTGGCATTGGGATTGATATGGTGTGCATATTTCCTTGTATTGGCAATGATGAAACCTGAACTTGCGGATTATGCGGATAATATGTCTGAATTAATTGTATCTGTATTAACTGTGATTTCTATTATTTTTGCGTTCTTTGAATTTATAAGAAGAAAGGATTAGTAATGATCATGAACAATGAACTGATAGAGCATTTGGAAATGATACATACCACCCCTATGGGAGAAGTACGTATCAAAAAGAATTTACAGATATCCTGTGATGATACTGTGGAGTGGTGTAAACAGCAAATAATGAAAACAGATACCATATTTGAAAGAAAAGGAAAAAACTGGTATGTTTATATCAAATTAGGTATTCTTACAATCAATGCCAGTGCTTATACAATCATTACTGCGCATCCTTATAAATGAAAAAAAGTGTACAATTCGTCAATGCCAATAAGTTAAGGGTATTGACAACAATGAAAAGTGATATCTAGTGAATTTCCCACTAGGTACCACTTTTTATTTTTCACTATTGACAAAAGAATCAAAATTTGGCCGCTTACGCGGCTTTGTTTATAAGTGAATGCACACAAAGGAGGACTTCATTTATGTTATTCATTTATAAACAGAATTCATTTGACACTTTTCATTTGAATACGATTCATGTTTCATTCTCATGTATATTCTTTTTTTCTTTGTTTCTATTCTTTATTTACTATTCGCTAAGCCTGGTTTTAGGTTATAATGGAGGTAACTTATATGGTAGATAGTGCTATTCATGCCGTACATGATTATCTACCCGATGCATCCCTGCATTTTTTAGAACTTATCAAAGGCGATAATCCTGATTCTTTTACCAGATTACGGAAACTATCTGTTCTTGATATTATTTATCAAATGTTTGATCGAAAAGGGTGCTCACAATGGAGTGATATTATGAACTTTTACGATGACCTCAATAAAAAACAAACAATAACAGAAACTGGCTTTTACCTTGCCAGAAAAAAATTCAATCCTGAGGCATTGCGTGTCATGAGCAATGAGTTTATTGCCAATTTTTATGACAACAATGCCGATGAAATGAAAAAATGGAAAAACCATCTAGTACTATCCGTTGATGGTTCCAAGATCATCCTACCTAATACAAAAGAGAATGAAGCCATCTTCG
Coding sequences:
- a CDS encoding DUF3781 domain-containing protein; amino-acid sequence: MNNELIEHLEMIHTTPMGEVRIKKNLQISCDDTVEWCKQQIMKTDTIFERKGKNWYVYIKLGILTINASAYTIITAHPYK
- a CDS encoding prenyltransferase, producing the protein MHVIFQEDINAILSHRYDQGADLWTTPDHKLLKGAPFTTLECATYLIELGMSQNDEIIKQLAELIFSVWKDDGRFRISPNGGIYPCQSALAWQVLCRMGYASDERLIRTCTYFLNTQEDDGGWICKKYSFGKGEETMFSTPYTTLLVLDALRFYDIDSLVVNRAVDFLLNHWKIKRPISPCHYGIGTLFMQVEYPFRGYNIFYYVYILSFYETAIKDSRFKEAFEALSSTLQDGKIVVQRVVPKLAKLSFCQKGKISELATKHYLEIVENLKGDRKNEASI